The Gemmatimonadaceae bacterium genome window below encodes:
- a CDS encoding long-chain fatty acid--CoA ligase, producing the protein MIVSGGPPPAPGTINKLFFDAVERYDKPDALQFKSAGVYRPISHRDLADRVRHLAMGLRELGAEAGDRIGILSENRPEWAIADYACLTIGLTDVPLFPTLPADQIAWILNDSGAVAVFVSTRAQAEKIASIRADVPLLGKVISFEDVGELADITIAAVESIGAKVETSESKNQYRADADKVQPDDLATLIYTSGTTGQPKGVMLTHNNLHSNVEASRVKIPFAGNDVSLSFLPLSHVFQRMGDYMMFATGTSIAYAESIDAVPVNLQEVRPTIVLSVPRLYEKMYARVHQSGASGGLVKRRIFSWATKVGDKFADVTLAGGKPGGMLSRQYALAQKLVFSKLKERTGGRLRYFVSGGAPLSPEINKFFYAAGLVILEGYGLTETSPVIGVNSPEHFRIGTIGKPVGGAEVMIAADGEILTRGPSVMKGYYNNPAATAEAIDAEGWFHTGDIGEINDGFVSITDRKKDLIVTAGGKNIAPQPIENLVKTNKFVSQAVMLGDKRKFPSMLIVPDFEELESWATNSNITWTNRAQLITIPAVVAKVDEEVGLQLARLAQFERPKKIALLEHEFTIERGELTPKQSVKRKVINNDYREIIDALYAER; encoded by the coding sequence GTGATAGTAAGTGGTGGACCGCCGCCGGCACCCGGCACTATCAACAAGCTTTTCTTCGACGCGGTCGAACGCTATGACAAGCCGGACGCGCTCCAGTTCAAGTCCGCTGGCGTTTATCGGCCGATATCACATCGTGACCTGGCAGACCGGGTGCGGCATCTCGCGATGGGTCTGCGCGAACTCGGCGCCGAGGCTGGGGATCGGATCGGGATCCTGTCCGAGAACCGGCCGGAGTGGGCAATTGCGGACTACGCATGTCTCACCATCGGTCTCACCGACGTTCCGCTCTTCCCTACTCTTCCCGCTGACCAGATTGCCTGGATCCTGAACGACTCTGGAGCGGTTGCGGTATTCGTGTCGACGCGTGCGCAGGCGGAAAAGATCGCTTCGATCCGCGCAGACGTGCCGCTGCTTGGCAAGGTGATCAGCTTCGAAGATGTGGGAGAACTTGCCGACATCACCATCGCCGCCGTCGAGTCGATCGGGGCGAAAGTGGAAACCTCCGAGTCGAAGAACCAGTACCGTGCCGATGCCGACAAGGTTCAGCCGGACGATCTCGCCACTCTCATTTACACCTCGGGCACGACAGGGCAACCGAAGGGAGTGATGCTCACACATAACAATCTTCACTCCAACGTCGAAGCCAGCCGCGTCAAGATTCCGTTCGCCGGTAACGACGTGTCGCTCAGCTTTCTCCCCCTTTCGCACGTCTTTCAGCGGATGGGCGACTACATGATGTTCGCGACAGGAACGTCGATCGCATACGCGGAGAGCATCGACGCAGTGCCGGTGAACCTCCAGGAGGTGAGACCGACGATCGTGCTGTCGGTGCCGCGTCTGTACGAAAAAATGTATGCCCGCGTTCATCAGAGTGGCGCTTCGGGCGGGCTCGTCAAGCGCAGGATTTTTTCCTGGGCGACGAAGGTCGGGGACAAGTTCGCGGATGTGACACTTGCCGGTGGCAAGCCGGGGGGAATGCTCTCCCGGCAGTACGCCCTGGCGCAGAAACTCGTCTTTTCGAAACTGAAGGAGCGTACCGGCGGGAGACTGAGGTATTTCGTCTCGGGGGGCGCGCCGTTGTCGCCGGAGATCAACAAGTTTTTTTACGCTGCCGGCCTCGTCATCCTCGAAGGCTACGGCCTTACCGAGACGTCGCCTGTAATCGGTGTCAACAGCCCCGAGCATTTCCGGATCGGCACAATCGGGAAGCCGGTCGGTGGCGCGGAGGTGATGATTGCCGCCGACGGTGAGATACTGACACGCGGTCCGAGTGTGATGAAGGGTTATTACAACAATCCGGCGGCGACTGCTGAGGCGATTGACGCCGAAGGATGGTTCCATACAGGCGACATCGGCGAGATCAACGATGGCTTCGTCTCGATCACCGACCGCAAGAAGGACCTCATCGTGACGGCCGGTGGCAAGAACATCGCGCCGCAGCCAATCGAGAACCTCGTAAAGACCAACAAGTTCGTGAGCCAGGCTGTGATGCTAGGCGACAAGCGGAAATTCCCATCGATGCTGATCGTTCCCGACTTCGAGGAACTCGAGTCGTGGGCAACGAACAGCAATATCACCTGGACAAACCGGGCGCAGCTCATCACGATTCCAGCGGTCGTCGCGAAGGTCGATGAGGAAGTGGGTCTACAGCTCGCGCGGCTGGCTCAGTTCGAGAGGCCGAAGAAGATTGCTCTGCTCGAGCACGAATTCACGATCGAGCGCGGCGAGCTCACCCCCAAGCAAAGCGTCAAGCGCAAGGTCATCAACAACGACTACAGGGAAATCATCGACGCGCTATACGCGGAACGCTAA